One window of the Spirochaetia bacterium 38H-sp genome contains the following:
- the lnt gene encoding apolipoprotein N-acyltransferase: protein MMTLSIPNELLFQGNPLLAPIALTPLFFSLLASTLRQAKHYTLLFGISFTVAANYWLANFGDYSIWTLGGVTFAYIIYYSLLSPLLWHASRQEPHIRPIFFAAVWTVFEYTRSIGFLAYPWALLAHSQHNNLPLLQISKILGIWPITFLLAWTSATAAQHIRFPHTRRHTIRNIAAIAALTTLFLIYGIIELTTTPQPAATLRAALIQQNADSWQEGNETNSILTAENLSIQALRETPQPEIIIWNETILTYPYQFKNYYDTHPSRYPLNRYLTDSKTPLLTGIPYREDRQTYYNATMLISDTHKILDYYGKKRLVPFAEYIPYWENHLVRDFFKKTIGIYGTWMPGKKDTIYHIKTRMGKIIKAATPICFEDAFPDINSTFIRKGAQVLINLTNDSWSGQKSAQLQHYVPAKMVAIELGITLVRSTNSGYTSVTDPWGRITADLPMFTSTYLVTDIPIYHPQNTPYSKLGDILPQLLIILIFINLLRQKKTERLTSAI, encoded by the coding sequence ATGATGACACTAAGCATTCCCAATGAGCTGCTTTTCCAAGGGAATCCCCTGCTAGCCCCCATCGCCCTTACCCCCCTCTTTTTTTCTCTACTCGCAAGCACCCTTAGGCAAGCCAAACATTATACGCTCCTGTTTGGTATAAGCTTTACGGTAGCCGCAAACTATTGGCTAGCCAACTTTGGCGATTACTCCATCTGGACACTGGGAGGCGTAACCTTTGCCTACATAATATACTACAGCCTTCTATCCCCCTTGCTATGGCACGCAAGCCGTCAGGAGCCCCACATCCGCCCCATATTTTTTGCAGCAGTGTGGACAGTGTTCGAATACACAAGAAGCATAGGCTTCCTTGCATACCCCTGGGCACTCCTTGCCCACAGCCAACATAACAACCTCCCCTTACTGCAGATAAGCAAAATCCTCGGCATATGGCCAATAACATTCCTACTTGCATGGACAAGTGCAACAGCTGCCCAGCACATCCGTTTCCCCCACACACGCAGGCACACTATAAGAAACATAGCAGCAATAGCTGCACTCACAACACTCTTCCTCATATACGGAATAATAGAGCTCACCACCACCCCCCAGCCCGCAGCGACACTAAGAGCAGCACTGATACAGCAAAACGCAGACTCATGGCAGGAAGGCAACGAGACAAACAGCATACTTACTGCAGAAAACCTAAGCATACAAGCACTGAGAGAAACACCACAGCCCGAGATAATCATATGGAACGAAACAATTCTAACCTATCCCTATCAGTTTAAAAACTACTACGACACACACCCCTCCAGGTATCCACTCAACCGCTACCTTACAGACAGCAAAACACCTCTTCTTACCGGTATCCCTTACAGAGAAGACAGACAAACCTACTATAACGCCACAATGTTAATCTCAGACACACACAAAATCCTGGACTACTATGGGAAAAAACGTCTGGTACCCTTTGCAGAATACATCCCCTACTGGGAAAACCATCTTGTTCGAGACTTCTTTAAAAAAACAATAGGCATCTATGGCACATGGATGCCCGGCAAAAAAGACACAATCTACCATATAAAAACACGCATGGGAAAAATCATAAAAGCTGCAACCCCTATATGCTTTGAGGACGCATTTCCCGATATAAACAGCACCTTTATAAGAAAAGGAGCACAAGTTCTCATCAACCTGACCAACGACAGCTGGTCGGGCCAAAAATCCGCTCAACTACAACACTATGTACCGGCAAAAATGGTCGCAATAGAACTGGGAATAACACTTGTAAGAAGCACCAACAGCGGATACACAAGTGTAACAGACCCATGGGGACGCATCACAGCAGACCTTCCCATGTTTACAAGCACATACCTTGTAACAGATATTCCCATATACCATCCGCAGAACACACCCTACAGTAAGCTGGGGGACATCCTTCCACAGCTACTTATAATACTTATATTTATAAACCTGCTAAGACAAAAAAAGACCGAACGACTTACCTCTGCCATATAA
- a CDS encoding transcriptional repressor: MTRIRQSVLDIVKKAQTPLSAAGVLARMSETCHQATIYRALKYLEAKGHLQSFVLPCEEHGTEKYYMGSAAGSHKHWFHCTSCHSFLPLSDCTLSDTIYKLEKEKNISIRGHVLYFTGLCEDCRDNK, from the coding sequence ATGACACGAATAAGACAGAGTGTTCTTGATATTGTAAAAAAGGCGCAAACTCCGCTTTCTGCAGCCGGAGTACTTGCAAGAATGTCAGAGACATGCCATCAGGCAACAATCTACAGAGCATTAAAGTATCTGGAAGCCAAGGGGCATCTGCAGTCCTTTGTCCTTCCTTGTGAGGAACACGGTACAGAAAAATATTATATGGGCAGTGCCGCAGGTTCTCATAAGCATTGGTTTCACTGTACCTCCTGTCACAGCTTTTTACCCCTTTCTGACTGCACCCTCTCTGATACTATTTATAAGCTGGAAAAAGAAAAAAACATATCAATAAGAGGTCATGTCTTGTATTTTACTGGGCTGTGCGAAGACTGCCGTGATAATAAATAA
- a CDS encoding metal ABC transporter permease, whose product MQNNFFNVLLDPSFPFLRNALIAGVLSSFLFGTLGTVVTVKRISGLAGAISHAVLGGIGMALYLSATNIVTWMSPMLGAMLFALIAAVTIGFISFRMKQREDTVINAIWAIGMSIGVLFMARTPGYTDPSTYLFGNILFISFKDLIMLAVLDLIVAALIIRFYPQIMISAFDEDFARARGIPTKAIFLIILAITAISVVLLQTFVGIIMLIAMLTLPAGTASYLAKSLSGMMILASLFSLFFSTAGIFLSWVFDLPAGAVVVVFAGLVFVFAGLIRMLLGRLHRV is encoded by the coding sequence ATGCAGAATAATTTCTTTAATGTATTGCTTGATCCATCTTTTCCGTTTTTAAGAAATGCTCTTATTGCGGGTGTATTGTCTTCTTTTTTGTTTGGCACTTTGGGAACAGTTGTAACAGTCAAGAGGATATCTGGGCTAGCAGGTGCTATTTCTCACGCTGTACTTGGCGGGATAGGTATGGCGCTCTACCTTTCTGCTACCAATATTGTTACATGGATGAGTCCTATGCTTGGGGCAATGCTTTTTGCTCTTATTGCAGCCGTGACCATAGGTTTTATTTCTTTTAGGATGAAGCAGCGCGAGGATACAGTTATCAATGCGATCTGGGCCATAGGTATGAGTATAGGTGTGCTTTTTATGGCAAGAACCCCAGGCTATACCGACCCATCTACTTATCTTTTTGGCAACATTCTCTTTATATCTTTTAAAGACCTGATTATGCTTGCTGTTCTTGATTTGATTGTTGCTGCTCTAATAATAAGGTTTTATCCGCAAATTATGATTAGTGCTTTTGACGAGGATTTTGCAAGGGCAAGGGGAATCCCAACAAAGGCTATCTTTCTTATAATACTTGCCATAACAGCAATATCGGTTGTTCTTCTGCAAACTTTTGTGGGCATCATAATGCTTATAGCCATGCTTACCCTGCCTGCGGGAACGGCAAGCTATCTTGCCAAGAGCCTTTCTGGTATGATGATACTTGCCAGTCTATTTTCCTTGTTTTTTTCCACAGCGGGTATATTTTTGAGCTGGGTCTTTGACCTTCCTGCCGGTGCTGTTGTTGTTGTTTTTGCCGGTCTTGTCTTTGTCTTTGCCGGGCTTATAAGAATGCTTTTGGGGAGACTGCATCGAGTATGA
- a CDS encoding ATP-binding cassette domain-containing protein: MMRRIIIECKEVRFSYERLPVLEDVSFHIHEGEFVALVGPNGAGKSTLIKLLLGLLSPAYGSITILGRSVGEASHLIGYVPQTMEHDKVFPIRVEDVVRMGRISGLSMWSRVEDEVVLRAMKQMEVDSLAGRQYSELSGGQRRRVLVARALAAEPELLVLDEPTANMDADSEKRFFDILENVKGKTSILIVTHDNEFVSSLVDRVLCIGEPVAPGRGRRVVEHRVTATSASPPELFGGKVLQVLHNEVLPDNSCCGEAEDAE, encoded by the coding sequence ATGATGAGGAGAATCATTATAGAGTGCAAAGAAGTAAGATTTTCTTACGAGAGGCTTCCTGTACTAGAGGATGTGTCCTTTCACATACACGAGGGGGAGTTTGTTGCCCTAGTTGGTCCCAATGGCGCTGGCAAGTCCACTCTCATCAAGCTTCTGCTTGGTTTGCTTTCTCCTGCGTATGGCAGTATTACTATACTCGGCAGGTCTGTCGGAGAGGCGAGCCATCTGATAGGTTATGTGCCCCAGACTATGGAGCATGATAAGGTCTTCCCGATAAGGGTTGAGGATGTTGTGAGAATGGGGAGAATCTCAGGGCTTTCTATGTGGAGTCGGGTTGAGGATGAGGTTGTTCTGCGTGCCATGAAGCAGATGGAGGTCGATTCTCTTGCTGGTCGCCAGTATTCTGAGTTGTCAGGAGGACAAAGGCGTAGGGTGCTTGTTGCGCGGGCGCTTGCAGCAGAGCCGGAACTGCTTGTTCTTGATGAGCCTACCGCAAATATGGATGCGGATAGTGAGAAGAGGTTTTTTGATATCCTTGAGAATGTTAAGGGAAAGACAAGCATTCTAATAGTTACGCATGATAATGAGTTTGTCTCATCTCTTGTGGACAGAGTACTATGTATAGGAGAGCCTGTTGCTCCGGGCCGGGGAAGGCGTGTTGTGGAGCATAGGGTTACAGCTACGAGTGCGTCTCCTCCAGAGCTTTTTGGCGGTAAGGTGCTGCAGGTTCTACACAACGAGGTTTTGCCTGATAATAGCTGCTGTGGGGAGGCAGAGGATGCAGAATAA
- a CDS encoding zinc ABC transporter substrate-binding protein: MRRTYFIVFVLLIVLLFSCRDRSVDVARDSKPVVTVSILPYKWFVEQIAGDSVDVFVLVGHGQSPHSYQPSPSQLASLSGARLWFLAGVDFENALVEKVMAMYPELKIIDATLGIKPRKVEEYSAEGDEESDGVDRHTWLGRGAALVILRNIYDTLVEEFPDKVSLYKKNYGNLVSEINRVFDELSHRLAPLAGSKVFVFHPSFGYFLDEFSLRQVPVEVGGKEPSASQLADFIELAKKEKPRAVFVQAQFSDRAARLIADSVGAEVLSLDPLAEDWLDNIKRMGSALAAACEGKK; the protein is encoded by the coding sequence ATGAGGCGCACTTATTTTATTGTGTTTGTTTTGCTTATTGTACTTCTTTTTTCCTGTAGAGATAGGAGTGTGGATGTTGCCAGGGATAGTAAGCCTGTTGTTACTGTAAGTATTTTGCCTTATAAGTGGTTTGTAGAGCAGATTGCCGGTGATAGTGTAGATGTGTTTGTTCTTGTAGGACATGGGCAGAGTCCGCATTCTTACCAGCCGTCTCCGTCCCAGCTTGCTTCTCTTTCTGGAGCGCGTTTGTGGTTTCTTGCTGGTGTAGATTTTGAGAATGCGCTTGTAGAGAAGGTCATGGCAATGTATCCGGAGCTTAAGATTATAGATGCTACCTTAGGCATAAAGCCGAGGAAGGTTGAGGAGTATTCTGCAGAGGGGGATGAGGAGTCTGATGGTGTTGACAGGCATACATGGCTTGGCAGAGGGGCTGCGCTTGTAATTTTGCGTAATATCTACGATACGCTTGTAGAGGAGTTTCCTGATAAGGTGTCCTTATATAAGAAGAATTATGGGAATCTTGTTTCTGAGATAAACAGGGTTTTTGATGAGCTTTCCCACAGGCTTGCGCCTCTTGCAGGAAGCAAGGTTTTTGTGTTTCATCCGTCCTTTGGTTATTTTCTTGATGAGTTTTCTCTACGACAGGTGCCTGTTGAAGTGGGGGGAAAGGAGCCTTCTGCTTCTCAGCTTGCGGATTTTATAGAGCTTGCCAAGAAGGAAAAACCGCGTGCTGTTTTTGTGCAGGCCCAGTTTTCTGACAGGGCTGCCAGGCTTATTGCAGACTCTGTGGGTGCCGAGGTTCTGTCGCTGGACCCGCTGGCAGAGGATTGGCTTGATAATATAAAAAGAATGGGCTCTGCTCTGGCTGCAGCTTGTGAAGGTAAAAAATGA
- a CDS encoding 3-isopropylmalate dehydratase small subunit yields MSVKFGGKVLFLDRADINTDEIIPAKYLTEVSKEALKPYLLEDLKLDGFEPGRDLAGVKVIVARENFGCGSSREHAVWALEVNDISCVIAPGFARIFRGNMFNCGLLAIELSAAEVDELFADFAGKEVEADIDVDNQKIIFKTADKTKSLSFELGGFEKELVKTGGWIEYADKKY; encoded by the coding sequence ATGAGTGTTAAGTTTGGCGGAAAGGTATTGTTCCTTGACAGAGCAGATATAAACACGGATGAGATAATCCCTGCCAAGTATCTTACTGAGGTCTCCAAGGAAGCTCTCAAGCCCTATCTTCTGGAAGACCTAAAGCTTGACGGTTTTGAACCAGGCAGGGACCTTGCCGGTGTAAAGGTTATTGTTGCCCGTGAGAACTTTGGCTGTGGCTCCAGCCGAGAGCATGCGGTATGGGCGCTGGAGGTCAATGATATAAGCTGTGTGATTGCTCCAGGTTTTGCGAGAATCTTCCGCGGCAACATGTTTAACTGCGGTCTTCTTGCCATAGAGCTGTCTGCTGCGGAGGTGGATGAGCTTTTTGCAGATTTTGCAGGCAAAGAGGTTGAGGCTGATATAGACGTTGACAATCAGAAGATAATCTTTAAGACTGCGGATAAAACCAAGAGTCTTAGTTTTGAGCTTGGTGGTTTTGAGAAGGAGCTTGTCAAAACAGGCGGCTGGATTGAGTATGCTGATAAAAAGTATTAA
- a CDS encoding 3-isopropylmalate dehydratase large subunit: MGKTVAEKIFDAHVVDNPYQDVFVLSLDRVFCHEITTPIAINDLVARGKDRVFDASKIKAVIDHVTPAKDTKTAIQGKILRDWSRKHGIEFFDVGRNGVCHAIFPEKGFVRPGFTVIMGDSHTCTHGAFGAFAAGVGTTDLEVGILKGVCAFKKPETIKINVTGTLKEGVYAKDVILAIIAKLGVNGATNKVIEFAGPVVESFSMESRLTLSNMAVEAGATSGICYPDMTTVEYLWPFIKDDFSDKEAALEEYSKWLPDDDADYADVIELDVSELEPLVTYGYKPDQVKTVREMEGTPVDQVYIGSCTNGRIEDLRIAASILKGKKIADTVRGIVSPASPGAYALALKEGLLEVFMEAGFSVTNPTCGACLGMSNGVLAPGEVAASTTNRNFNGRMGKGGMVHLMSPATAAATAIEGKICNSPLFKG, encoded by the coding sequence ATGGGAAAAACCGTAGCCGAAAAAATCTTTGATGCTCATGTTGTGGATAACCCTTATCAGGATGTGTTTGTGCTTTCTCTAGACAGAGTTTTCTGTCACGAGATAACAACCCCTATTGCAATCAACGATCTTGTTGCAAGGGGTAAGGACAGGGTTTTTGACGCGAGCAAGATCAAGGCTGTTATAGACCACGTAACACCTGCCAAGGATACCAAGACAGCAATACAGGGAAAAATTTTGCGCGATTGGTCAAGAAAACATGGGATTGAATTCTTTGATGTGGGGAGAAATGGCGTCTGCCACGCCATATTTCCGGAGAAGGGTTTTGTACGGCCTGGCTTTACAGTGATTATGGGCGACTCACATACTTGTACGCACGGTGCTTTTGGTGCTTTTGCTGCTGGTGTAGGTACCACAGATCTTGAGGTTGGTATACTCAAGGGCGTGTGTGCTTTTAAGAAGCCGGAGACAATAAAAATAAATGTAACAGGTACTCTTAAAGAGGGTGTGTATGCCAAGGATGTTATTCTTGCAATCATAGCAAAGCTTGGTGTAAACGGTGCAACCAATAAGGTTATAGAGTTTGCAGGTCCTGTTGTAGAGAGTTTTTCTATGGAGAGCCGTCTTACCCTGTCCAATATGGCAGTAGAGGCAGGTGCGACAAGCGGAATTTGTTATCCCGATATGACCACGGTTGAATATTTGTGGCCTTTTATAAAGGATGATTTTTCTGATAAAGAAGCAGCTCTTGAGGAGTACAGCAAGTGGCTTCCCGATGATGATGCAGATTATGCCGATGTTATAGAACTTGATGTGTCAGAGCTGGAACCACTGGTTACCTATGGTTATAAACCAGATCAGGTAAAAACAGTAAGAGAGATGGAAGGCACTCCTGTTGACCAGGTGTATATAGGCAGCTGTACCAATGGCCGTATAGAAGACCTCCGGATTGCAGCCTCCATTCTCAAAGGCAAAAAAATAGCGGACACAGTAAGAGGGATAGTCTCTCCGGCAAGTCCGGGTGCCTATGCACTTGCTCTTAAAGAAGGCCTTCTTGAGGTTTTTATGGAAGCTGGCTTTAGTGTGACTAACCCTACATGTGGGGCCTGCCTTGGCATGAGCAACGGTGTGCTTGCACCTGGAGAAGTTGCAGCATCCACAACCAACAGAAACTTTAATGGGCGCATGGGCAAGGGTGGAATGGTTCATCTTATGAGCCCTGCGACAGCGGCTGCAACGGCCATAGAAGGTAAAATTTGCAATTCTCCCTTGTTTAAGGGCTGA
- a CDS encoding aminotransferase class I/II-fold pyridoxal phosphate-dependent enzyme, whose translation MFGFASDNTAPVHPRIFEAMQKANMGYYPSYGEDLLTERAVRLLCKLTGAKNAFFVHTGTSANILGMAPFLRPYNSVLCSHIAHINTHECGALQRATGARVLPILTKDGKLRTEDIRPQLNATGNYHESQPAIISITQPTEIGTLYSLAEIKELADFAHKHGLLLHMDGARFSQAAAALGINPEDMTSQQGVDILSLGGAKNGLMYGEAIVFFKHTDEIRYHIKQGMQLASKMRYIAAQFLELYGTDLWLELAGKANKMAKILEKGLDARGIKAAYPVETNAVFVPLNPATREKLLKKYMFYVWEEEKDICRLMCSYHTEEKEIEDFLAALDEAMC comes from the coding sequence ATGTTTGGTTTTGCAAGCGATAATACTGCCCCTGTTCATCCCCGTATATTTGAGGCCATGCAGAAGGCTAATATGGGATATTATCCTTCTTACGGGGAAGATTTGCTCACAGAAAGAGCAGTCCGGCTTCTGTGTAAGCTTACAGGCGCAAAAAATGCCTTCTTTGTACATACGGGAACATCCGCCAACATCCTTGGTATGGCTCCGTTTCTGCGTCCCTACAACAGCGTATTGTGCAGCCATATTGCCCATATCAACACGCACGAATGTGGCGCTTTGCAGCGTGCAACAGGTGCACGTGTTCTACCAATTCTGACAAAAGACGGCAAGCTTAGGACTGAAGATATAAGACCACAGCTTAATGCAACAGGCAATTATCACGAGTCGCAGCCTGCCATAATCTCCATAACCCAGCCTACGGAGATAGGTACTCTCTACTCACTTGCAGAGATAAAAGAGCTTGCAGACTTTGCGCACAAGCACGGCCTTTTGCTGCACATGGATGGAGCACGATTTTCTCAGGCAGCAGCAGCGCTGGGAATAAATCCGGAAGATATGACAAGCCAACAGGGAGTGGATATACTCTCTCTGGGGGGTGCCAAGAACGGACTTATGTATGGAGAAGCGATAGTATTCTTTAAACACACAGATGAAATACGCTACCACATCAAGCAAGGTATGCAGCTTGCATCCAAGATGAGATACATTGCAGCACAGTTTCTGGAGTTATACGGCACCGATCTCTGGCTTGAGCTTGCAGGAAAAGCCAACAAAATGGCAAAGATTTTGGAAAAAGGTCTTGATGCAAGAGGGATAAAAGCAGCATATCCGGTAGAAACCAATGCTGTCTTTGTACCGCTGAATCCCGCAACAAGAGAAAAACTGTTAAAAAAATATATGTTCTATGTGTGGGAAGAGGAAAAAGATATATGCAGACTCATGTGCTCATACCACACGGAAGAAAAAGAGATAGAGGATTTCCTTGCAGCACTTGATGAAGCCATGTGTTAG
- a CDS encoding ferredoxin-thioredoxin reductase catalytic domain-containing protein, which translates to MKPQSVSDVFAYVKKVAEKKGWKLNYDARFLSDLVDGMFSQYQRHGYFLCPCRESWDDIDKDRDVICPCAYAEADIAEYGHCFCGLYLSDTAYKEKKEVSSIPERRPEDKCP; encoded by the coding sequence ATGAAGCCTCAGTCTGTGTCTGATGTCTTTGCTTATGTTAAGAAAGTGGCAGAAAAAAAAGGCTGGAAGCTCAACTACGATGCTAGATTCCTTTCTGACCTCGTAGATGGTATGTTTTCTCAGTATCAGCGCCACGGATATTTTCTCTGTCCCTGCCGGGAGAGTTGGGATGATATTGATAAAGACCGTGATGTTATCTGTCCCTGTGCTTATGCAGAGGCTGATATTGCAGAGTACGGACACTGCTTTTGCGGACTATACCTGTCGGATACAGCTTATAAAGAAAAAAAAGAGGTTTCTTCCATACCAGAAAGAAGACCAGAGGATAAGTGCCCCTAA
- a CDS encoding glutaredoxin family protein encodes MEEIKMQKTEGSRKAPFKLTLYSLSTCGFCRRAKKFLEENGFPFDWLDVDTLDKETRTVLKDELKSRFSVKVGFPFLAIEHDSGKLQALVGFIERDWEDILL; translated from the coding sequence ATGGAAGAAATAAAGATGCAGAAAACAGAGGGAAGCAGAAAAGCTCCCTTTAAACTTACTCTCTACAGCCTTTCTACCTGTGGTTTCTGCAGGCGGGCTAAAAAGTTTCTGGAAGAAAACGGCTTTCCCTTTGATTGGCTTGATGTGGATACTCTGGATAAGGAGACAAGAACAGTATTAAAAGACGAGTTAAAAAGCCGTTTTTCTGTCAAAGTTGGATTTCCTTTTCTTGCCATAGAGCATGACTCCGGTAAACTTCAGGCTTTGGTGGGTTTTATAGAAAGGGATTGGGAGGATATCCTATTATGA
- a CDS encoding PaaI family thioesterase, protein MKRINNPYTGLEGYNCFGCSPHNMQGLRMDFFLEGDTVVCKWKPQTYFEGYSGVLHGGIQATLLDEAASWVLFTVLGTSGSTTELSVHYKKPVMLTNQEITIKARVEKTDKNLVYIKAELIDSNGTVCTKADITYFSVPEHIARRRFAYPGKEAFFAKKEI, encoded by the coding sequence ATGAAAAGAATCAATAACCCTTATACAGGACTGGAAGGCTACAATTGTTTTGGCTGTTCTCCCCACAATATGCAGGGGCTACGTATGGATTTTTTTCTGGAAGGAGATACAGTAGTATGCAAGTGGAAACCTCAAACATATTTTGAAGGTTATTCCGGAGTGCTCCACGGCGGAATACAGGCAACACTACTAGATGAAGCAGCAAGCTGGGTTCTTTTTACCGTGCTGGGGACATCCGGAAGCACTACAGAACTCTCCGTACACTATAAAAAGCCCGTGATGCTTACAAACCAGGAGATAACCATAAAGGCACGTGTGGAAAAAACGGATAAGAACCTCGTGTATATCAAGGCAGAACTTATAGACAGCAATGGGACAGTCTGTACAAAAGCAGATATAACCTATTTCTCTGTTCCAGAACACATAGCAAGAAGGCGCTTTGCATATCCCGGGAAAGAAGCCTTTTTTGCAAAAAAAGAGATATAA
- a CDS encoding RNA-binding protein — translation MSFKIYVGNLNYQTSEDSLRDAFEQYGEVESVKIITDRDSGYSKGFGFVEMAEQEAGEAVISALNQQQLDGRQIRVNQANERGSDRPRRNRSDSYRY, via the coding sequence ATGTCTTTTAAGATTTATGTTGGTAATCTCAATTACCAGACAAGTGAAGATTCTCTTCGTGATGCATTTGAGCAGTACGGTGAGGTAGAATCAGTAAAAATTATTACTGACAGAGATTCCGGCTATTCCAAAGGCTTTGGTTTTGTGGAAATGGCAGAACAGGAAGCAGGAGAAGCCGTGATAAGCGCGCTCAATCAGCAGCAGCTTGACGGCAGACAAATCAGAGTAAATCAGGCTAACGAGCGTGGAAGCGACAGACCTAGAAGAAACAGATCGGATTCTTATCGCTACTAA